One genomic segment of Streptomyces liangshanensis includes these proteins:
- a CDS encoding DUF6167 family protein has product MFRRTFWFTAGAAAGVWATTKVNRKLRQLTPESLAAQAANKAIDAGHKLKDFALDVRTGMVRREAELGEALGLEAPADPALPAPRRLAAIEYTERPRTGTTRHTPNPHNRNEDH; this is encoded by the coding sequence ATGTTCCGCCGTACGTTCTGGTTCACCGCGGGCGCGGCGGCCGGCGTGTGGGCGACCACCAAGGTCAACCGCAAGCTCCGGCAGCTCACCCCCGAGTCCCTCGCCGCGCAGGCCGCGAACAAGGCGATCGACGCCGGTCACAAGCTCAAGGACTTCGCCCTCGACGTGCGGACCGGCATGGTCCGCCGCGAGGCCGAACTGGGCGAGGCACTCGGCCTGGAGGCACCGGCCGACCCCGCCCTCCCCGCGCCCCGGCGCCTCGCGGCGATCGAGTACACCGAACGACCCCGCACGGGAACCACCCGCCACACCCCCAACCCGCACAACCGGAATGAGGACCACTGA
- a CDS encoding DUF948 domain-containing protein, protein MTGGEVAGILVAVFWAILVSFLAVVLVRLAQTLKAATRLVADVTEQAVPLLADASATVRSAQTQLDRVDAIATDVQEVTSNASALSSTVASTFGGPLVKVAAFGYGVRQALSRKGAPAAGSAAPERAARRTVVGRTVPAARRRNKKG, encoded by the coding sequence GTGACCGGTGGAGAAGTTGCCGGGATCCTCGTGGCCGTGTTCTGGGCGATTCTGGTCTCCTTCCTCGCCGTGGTGCTGGTGAGGCTGGCCCAGACGCTCAAGGCGGCCACCAGACTCGTGGCGGACGTGACCGAGCAGGCCGTCCCGCTGCTCGCCGACGCGTCGGCGACCGTCCGTTCCGCGCAGACCCAGCTCGACCGCGTCGACGCCATCGCGACCGACGTCCAGGAAGTCACCTCCAACGCCTCCGCGCTGTCCTCGACGGTCGCCTCGACCTTCGGCGGCCCCCTCGTCAAGGTCGCGGCCTTCGGCTACGGCGTACGGCAGGCGTTGAGCCGCAAGGGCGCCCCGGCCGCCGGGAGCGCCGCCCCCGAGCGCGCAGCGCGCCGCACGGTCGTGGGCCGTACGGTGCCGGCCGCCCGGCGCAGGAACAAGAAGGGCTGA